One genomic region from Cygnus atratus isolate AKBS03 ecotype Queensland, Australia chromosome 18, CAtr_DNAZoo_HiC_assembly, whole genome shotgun sequence encodes:
- the MRPL12 gene encoding 39S ribosomal protein L12, mitochondrial isoform X1 has translation MLPAARLALPLPLPPRLPLPPAWRWGAARPLGTGRARRSEALAGAPLDTAAKEYSPKVRQLVRDIAGLTLLEVADLNALLKETLKISDVGVMPVGAAAALVPPPAAPQEEEEEIPRKKEKMHFSVRLTELKPADKVKLIKEVKNFVPGVNLVQAKKLVESLPQEIKANASKEEAEKIKAALEAAGGTVVLE, from the exons ATgctgcccgccgcccgcctggcgctgccgctgccgctgccgccgcgcctgccgctgccgcccgccTGGCGCTGGGGCGCCGCCAGGCCGCTGGGCACGGGCCGCGCGCGGCGCTCCGAGGCGCTGGCCGGGGCGCCGCTGGACACGGCCGCCAAGGAGTACTCGCCCAAGGTGCGGCAGCTGGTGCGGGACATCGCGGGGCTCACGCTGCTCGAGGTGGCCGACCTCAACGCGCTGCTCAAG GAGACGCTGAAGATCTCGGACGTGGGGGTGATGCCCGTGGGGGCGGCGGCCGCCCTCGTGCCGCCCCCGGCAGCTCCGCAG gaggaggaggaggagatccCGCgcaagaaggagaaaatgcacTTCTCCGTGCGGCTGACGGAGCTGAAGCCCGCTGACAAGGTGAAGCTGATCAAGGAGGTGAAGAACTTCGTGCCCGGAGTGAACCTCGTGCAG GCAAAGAAGCTGGTGGAGTCCCTTCCGCAGGAGATCAAGGCTAACGCGTCCAAGGAGGAAGCGGAGAAGATCAAAGCAGcgctggaggcagcaggagggactGTGGTTCTGGAGTAG
- the MRPL12 gene encoding 39S ribosomal protein L12, mitochondrial isoform X2 has translation MLPAARLALPLPLPPRLPLPPAWRWGAARPLGTGRARRSEALAGAPLDTAAKEYSPKVRQLVRDIAGLTLLEVADLNALLKETLKISDVGVMPVGAAAALVPPPAAPQEEEEEIPRKKEKMHFSVRLTELKPADKVKLIKEVKNFVPGVNLVQLCRVVKR, from the exons ATgctgcccgccgcccgcctggcgctgccgctgccgctgccgccgcgcctgccgctgccgcccgccTGGCGCTGGGGCGCCGCCAGGCCGCTGGGCACGGGCCGCGCGCGGCGCTCCGAGGCGCTGGCCGGGGCGCCGCTGGACACGGCCGCCAAGGAGTACTCGCCCAAGGTGCGGCAGCTGGTGCGGGACATCGCGGGGCTCACGCTGCTCGAGGTGGCCGACCTCAACGCGCTGCTCAAG GAGACGCTGAAGATCTCGGACGTGGGGGTGATGCCCGTGGGGGCGGCGGCCGCCCTCGTGCCGCCCCCGGCAGCTCCGCAG gaggaggaggaggagatccCGCgcaagaaggagaaaatgcacTTCTCCGTGCGGCTGACGGAGCTGAAGCCCGCTGACAAGGTGAAGCTGATCAAGGAGGTGAAGAACTTCGTGCCCGGAGTGAACCTCGTGCAG CTCTGCCGCGTGGTGAAGCGCTGA
- the SLC25A10 gene encoding mitochondrial dicarboxylate carrier isoform X1, with amino-acid sequence MAERRVSRWYFGGLASCGAACCTHPLDLLKVHLQTQQEVKMRMMGMALRVVRTDGFLALYNGLSASLCRQMTYSLTRFAIYETARDRLGQGSQGPPPFYQKVLLGAVGGFTGGFVGTPADMVNVRMQNDVKQPAHLRRNYSHALDGMYRVLREEGLKKLFSGATMASSRGALVTVGQLSCYDQAKQLVLTTGLLSDNIFTHFLASFIAGGCATFLCQPLDVLKTRLMNSQGEYRVSACPAPLAAGPVPSVRRPLLPGTSSPLLSLQGVTHCAMETAKLGPLAFYKGFVPAAIRLVPHTVLTFVFLEQLRKYFGIKVVT; translated from the exons ATGGCGGAGCGGCGGGTGTCCCGGTGGTACTTCGGGGGGCTGGCGTCCTGCGGCGCCGCCTGCTGCACCCACCCGCTCGACCTGCTCAAG GTCCACCTACAGACGCAGCAGGAGGTGAAGATGCGCATGATGGGGATGGCGCTGCGCGTGGTCCGCACCGACGGCTTCCTGGCTCTGTACAACGGGCTCAGCGCCTCGCTGTGCCGGCAG ATGACGTACTCCTTGACTCGCTTTGCCATCTATGAGACTGCGAGGGACCGCTTGGGCCAGGGCAGCCAGGGGCCTCCCCCCTTCTACCAAAAAGTGCTCCTGGGTGCAGTGGGAG GTTTCACCGGCGGCTTTGTGGGGACCCCGGCAGACATGGTGAACGTCAG GATGCAGAACGACGTCAAGCAGCCGGCCCACCTGCGGCGAAA CTATTCCCATGCCCTGGATGGCATGTACCGCGTCCTCCGGGAAG AGGGCTTGAAGAAACTGTTCTCAGGAGCTACGATGGCATCCAGTCGAGGGGCCCTAGTCACTGTTGGGCAG CTTTCCTGTTATGACCAAGCCAAGCAGCTGGTTCTCACGACTGGGTTGCTGTCAGACAACATCTTCACTCACTTTCTGGCCAGCTTCATTGct GGCGGATGCGCCACATTCCTGTGCCAGCCCCTGGACGTGCTCAAGACGCGCCTCATGAACTCCCAGGGCGAGTACCGGGTGAGTGCCTGTCCTGCCCCCCTGGCTGCTGGTCCCGTCCCCTCGGTGCGGCGGCCTCTGCTGCCGGGCACCTCGTCACCTCTCCTCTCGCTCCAGGGTGTCACCCACTGTGCCATGGAGACTGCCAAGCTCGGGCCCCTCGCCTTCTACAAG GGCTTCGTTCCCGCTGCCATTCGGCTCGTTCCTCACACCGTCCTCACCTTTGTCTTCCTGGAACAGCTGCGCAAATACTTTGGGATCAAAGTGGTCACCTGA
- the SLC25A10 gene encoding mitochondrial dicarboxylate carrier isoform X3 — protein sequence MAERRVSRWYFGGLASCGAACCTHPLDLLKVHLQTQQEVKMRMMGMALRVVRTDGFLALYNGLSASLCRQMTYSLTRFAIYETARDRLGQGSQGPPPFYQKVLLGAVGGFTGGFVGTPADMVNVRMQNDVKQPAHLRRNYSHALDGMYRVLREEGLKKLFSGATMASSRGALVTVGQLSCYDQAKQLVLTTGLLSDNIFTHFLASFIAGGCATFLCQPLDVLKTRLMNSQGEYRGVTHCAMETAKLGPLAFYKAASIPLLKRGLWDLTLASTEILPT from the exons ATGGCGGAGCGGCGGGTGTCCCGGTGGTACTTCGGGGGGCTGGCGTCCTGCGGCGCCGCCTGCTGCACCCACCCGCTCGACCTGCTCAAG GTCCACCTACAGACGCAGCAGGAGGTGAAGATGCGCATGATGGGGATGGCGCTGCGCGTGGTCCGCACCGACGGCTTCCTGGCTCTGTACAACGGGCTCAGCGCCTCGCTGTGCCGGCAG ATGACGTACTCCTTGACTCGCTTTGCCATCTATGAGACTGCGAGGGACCGCTTGGGCCAGGGCAGCCAGGGGCCTCCCCCCTTCTACCAAAAAGTGCTCCTGGGTGCAGTGGGAG GTTTCACCGGCGGCTTTGTGGGGACCCCGGCAGACATGGTGAACGTCAG GATGCAGAACGACGTCAAGCAGCCGGCCCACCTGCGGCGAAA CTATTCCCATGCCCTGGATGGCATGTACCGCGTCCTCCGGGAAG AGGGCTTGAAGAAACTGTTCTCAGGAGCTACGATGGCATCCAGTCGAGGGGCCCTAGTCACTGTTGGGCAG CTTTCCTGTTATGACCAAGCCAAGCAGCTGGTTCTCACGACTGGGTTGCTGTCAGACAACATCTTCACTCACTTTCTGGCCAGCTTCATTGct GGCGGATGCGCCACATTCCTGTGCCAGCCCCTGGACGTGCTCAAGACGCGCCTCATGAACTCCCAGGGCGAGTACCGG GGTGTCACCCACTGTGCCATGGAGACTGCCAAGCTCGGGCCCCTCGCCTTCTACAAG GCAGCGTCCATTCCCCTTCTGAAACGGGGGCTGTGGGATCTGACCCTGGCTTCTACCGAGATTCTGCCTACGTAG
- the SLC25A10 gene encoding mitochondrial dicarboxylate carrier isoform X2, which produces MAERRVSRWYFGGLASCGAACCTHPLDLLKVHLQTQQEVKMRMMGMALRVVRTDGFLALYNGLSASLCRQMTYSLTRFAIYETARDRLGQGSQGPPPFYQKVLLGAVGGFTGGFVGTPADMVNVRMQNDVKQPAHLRRNYSHALDGMYRVLREEGLKKLFSGATMASSRGALVTVGQLSCYDQAKQLVLTTGLLSDNIFTHFLASFIAGGCATFLCQPLDVLKTRLMNSQGEYRGVTHCAMETAKLGPLAFYKGFVPAAIRLVPHTVLTFVFLEQLRKYFGIKVVT; this is translated from the exons ATGGCGGAGCGGCGGGTGTCCCGGTGGTACTTCGGGGGGCTGGCGTCCTGCGGCGCCGCCTGCTGCACCCACCCGCTCGACCTGCTCAAG GTCCACCTACAGACGCAGCAGGAGGTGAAGATGCGCATGATGGGGATGGCGCTGCGCGTGGTCCGCACCGACGGCTTCCTGGCTCTGTACAACGGGCTCAGCGCCTCGCTGTGCCGGCAG ATGACGTACTCCTTGACTCGCTTTGCCATCTATGAGACTGCGAGGGACCGCTTGGGCCAGGGCAGCCAGGGGCCTCCCCCCTTCTACCAAAAAGTGCTCCTGGGTGCAGTGGGAG GTTTCACCGGCGGCTTTGTGGGGACCCCGGCAGACATGGTGAACGTCAG GATGCAGAACGACGTCAAGCAGCCGGCCCACCTGCGGCGAAA CTATTCCCATGCCCTGGATGGCATGTACCGCGTCCTCCGGGAAG AGGGCTTGAAGAAACTGTTCTCAGGAGCTACGATGGCATCCAGTCGAGGGGCCCTAGTCACTGTTGGGCAG CTTTCCTGTTATGACCAAGCCAAGCAGCTGGTTCTCACGACTGGGTTGCTGTCAGACAACATCTTCACTCACTTTCTGGCCAGCTTCATTGct GGCGGATGCGCCACATTCCTGTGCCAGCCCCTGGACGTGCTCAAGACGCGCCTCATGAACTCCCAGGGCGAGTACCGG GGTGTCACCCACTGTGCCATGGAGACTGCCAAGCTCGGGCCCCTCGCCTTCTACAAG GGCTTCGTTCCCGCTGCCATTCGGCTCGTTCCTCACACCGTCCTCACCTTTGTCTTCCTGGAACAGCTGCGCAAATACTTTGGGATCAAAGTGGTCACCTGA